A region of Phosphitispora fastidiosa DNA encodes the following proteins:
- a CDS encoding cell division protein FtsQ/DivIB, translating to MPSLYSTSHSHKKSGRWHIIQSLFFIFICCLAVFFFLQSSFFRVREITVRGNKGFNAAEVVSLSGLSDGVNIFKANLKQAESKVAMHPVIQSVQIVRDFPAAIIIEIKERQQAALVFSGDSFAVISSDGYCLAKESSLGRTNLPIITGAEPGLPAPGQKVSGEKVSAALDYLRAMPINLRAAVSELNVTDLNNIRMYTMDKAEVRFGDTERIPEKINLYQEVIRQKYANKIQYIDISYKGSPVIKFVQ from the coding sequence ATGCCAAGTCTTTACTCAACAAGTCACTCTCACAAAAAAAGCGGACGGTGGCATATTATACAGAGCCTTTTTTTTATTTTCATCTGCTGTCTGGCGGTATTCTTTTTTCTTCAATCTTCATTTTTCAGGGTAAGGGAAATTACCGTCAGAGGAAATAAAGGGTTTAACGCTGCGGAAGTGGTATCCCTGAGCGGATTGTCTGATGGTGTCAACATCTTCAAAGCCAATTTAAAGCAGGCAGAGAGCAAGGTTGCCATGCACCCGGTGATACAGAGTGTACAGATAGTCAGGGATTTTCCGGCAGCCATTATTATTGAAATAAAAGAACGCCAACAGGCGGCTTTGGTTTTCAGTGGGGACAGCTTTGCGGTCATCAGCAGCGATGGTTATTGTCTGGCCAAGGAAAGCAGTCTGGGGCGGACAAATCTGCCTATCATTACAGGGGCAGAACCGGGTTTGCCGGCTCCGGGCCAAAAGGTTTCGGGAGAAAAAGTGTCGGCAGCCCTTGATTACCTCAGGGCAATGCCGATTAATCTGAGAGCAGCAGTTTCAGAGTTAAATGTGACTGATCTGAACAATATCCGCATGTACACCATGGATAAAGCTGAAGTCAGGTTTGGTGATACGGAACGGATACCGGAAAAGATCAATCTTTATCAGGAGGTAATCAGGCAAAAATATGCTAATAAGATTCAGTATATTGACATAAGTTATAAGGGCAGTCCTGTGATAAAATTCGTCCAATAA
- a CDS encoding DUF881 domain-containing protein, with protein MKRGQISIAIVLLFLGMMIAVQVRATQQAEQNVPTARVQELTTRLKEVKEERDSLVIEVDDLRTKLNQVSAGGASQAIRDELAKARMEAGVLPVKGKGVEVTMNDSPKELQPGEDPNLYILHEEDLLKVVNELRAGGAEAMSINGQRILATSEIRCAGNTILVNTKKVVPPITILATGNPDTLKSGLEIKGGIFEQLKYWGLVATVEKSDDITIPGFSGPVTFNYTSPVEDSGR; from the coding sequence TTGAAAAGAGGACAAATTTCAATAGCCATTGTACTCCTTTTTCTCGGCATGATGATTGCCGTGCAGGTACGGGCGACCCAACAGGCTGAACAGAATGTGCCGACTGCGCGGGTGCAGGAACTTACTACCAGGCTCAAAGAAGTCAAGGAGGAACGGGATTCCCTTGTTATTGAAGTTGACGACCTCCGCACCAAGCTTAATCAGGTAAGTGCCGGGGGTGCCAGTCAGGCCATCAGAGATGAATTGGCCAAGGCCAGGATGGAGGCCGGAGTCCTGCCAGTTAAAGGTAAGGGTGTTGAGGTGACCATGAATGACAGCCCGAAGGAACTACAACCCGGCGAAGACCCCAACCTGTATATCCTTCACGAGGAGGACCTCCTCAAGGTGGTCAATGAATTACGTGCCGGCGGGGCTGAGGCCATGTCCATAAACGGCCAGAGAATCCTGGCAACTTCTGAAATCAGGTGTGCCGGCAATACTATTTTGGTGAACACAAAAAAAGTAGTACCTCCGATTACCATTCTGGCAACAGGGAATCCGGATACCCTCAAAAGCGGGCTTGAAATTAAGGGCGGTATATTTGAGCAGCTAAAATACTGGGGTCTGGTGGCGACGGTAGAGAAAAGTGATGATATTACCATTCCGGGTTTTTCGGGACCGGTGACTTTTAATTATACCAGTCCGGTGGAAGACAGCGGTAGATGA
- a CDS encoding recombinase family protein, whose translation MIWLFGNYGRLSKDEKGEKLDSKDTQLAFNNQFINDNSMGMIVDNYFDDDISGTVFDDREDLERLKEDLINGKINAVVTKDLSRLGRTNYKTLGLIEWLQENQFRLVAINDNIDSLKGDDSYIGIKTWFNEQYVRDVSVKIRSNVHQKLKQGEYLGTPPFGYKKEYTMLNNKPKPINKLLVDELVRHIIVEIFDLYIAGHGYRNIADILQDKGYINPSKYKNYNRPQSLRWNKDHVKRIITNRVYCGDTVQGVSERISYKTKKTRKRPETQWYVTENSHEPIVSRETWELANKINQKRANENGARNKKTIYLFSGFLECGACGRFLCARVTHGHLGFICANYFHFGKKADGKVGGCTSHHVRSDLLEQVVYDDIVNQMNEANMESIFHRKLEKEKIAKDHTKTISQLQKEIDKYKRKLDIIYEDRLNDIISVEYFQTKTKDVNNNIDGLKLQVATLEKEMLADKKLELTKDKLKSTFRDVLKQKKLTRELLEKAIKKIYVYLPGDIKDEDKEVVAKKLGTDIETVIRVKQEGGIFIEYNLVSI comes from the coding sequence ATGATTTGGTTATTTGGCAATTACGGCAGGTTAAGCAAGGACGAAAAAGGTGAAAAACTAGATAGCAAAGATACTCAATTGGCCTTTAACAATCAGTTCATAAATGATAATAGTATGGGTATGATCGTAGACAATTATTTTGATGATGATATATCAGGTACGGTGTTTGATGACCGGGAAGATCTTGAAAGATTAAAAGAAGACTTAATAAACGGAAAAATCAATGCGGTTGTCACAAAAGATTTGTCTCGGCTTGGTAGAACCAATTATAAAACACTTGGATTAATCGAATGGTTGCAGGAAAATCAATTCCGCCTAGTGGCCATAAATGATAATATCGATTCTCTCAAGGGTGATGATAGTTACATTGGTATTAAAACCTGGTTCAATGAGCAATATGTGCGAGATGTTTCAGTCAAAATTCGTTCAAATGTTCATCAAAAATTAAAACAGGGCGAATACTTAGGGACTCCACCTTTTGGATATAAAAAAGAATACACGATGTTAAATAACAAGCCCAAACCAATTAATAAGTTGCTTGTTGATGAATTAGTACGGCATATCATTGTAGAAATTTTCGATTTATACATAGCCGGACATGGTTATCGAAATATAGCGGACATTTTGCAGGACAAGGGATACATCAACCCTTCCAAATATAAAAATTATAATAGGCCGCAGAGTTTACGTTGGAATAAGGACCATGTCAAACGTATAATAACCAACAGAGTGTATTGTGGAGATACTGTTCAGGGTGTCTCGGAGCGGATCAGTTATAAGACAAAAAAAACACGAAAGAGACCGGAAACGCAATGGTATGTAACAGAAAACTCTCATGAACCCATTGTCTCGAGAGAGACTTGGGAACTTGCAAATAAAATTAACCAGAAAAGAGCCAATGAAAATGGCGCTCGAAATAAAAAAACAATCTATTTATTTAGCGGATTTTTGGAATGCGGAGCGTGTGGGAGATTCTTATGTGCACGGGTAACACATGGCCATTTAGGATTTATCTGCGCAAACTATTTTCACTTTGGGAAAAAGGCCGATGGGAAAGTTGGTGGCTGCACAAGCCATCATGTTCGTTCAGACCTTTTGGAGCAAGTTGTATATGATGATATTGTCAACCAGATGAACGAAGCAAACATGGAATCCATTTTCCACAGGAAGTTGGAAAAGGAGAAGATAGCGAAAGATCATACCAAGACAATTAGTCAACTACAAAAAGAAATTGATAAGTATAAAAGAAAGTTAGATATTATTTATGAAGATAGGTTAAACGATATTATATCAGTGGAGTACTTTCAGACGAAGACAAAGGACGTTAATAATAATATAGATGGACTTAAACTACAGGTGGCAACCCTTGAAAAAGAAATGTTGGCTGATAAAAAACTGGAGTTAACCAAGGATAAATTAAAAAGCACATTCAGAGACGTTCTTAAACAAAAAAAATTGACTAGAGAACTGCTGGAAAAGGCAATTAAGAAAATTTATGTTTATCTACCAGGTGACATTAAAGATGAAGATAAAGAGGTTGTTGCCAAAAAATTGGGAACAGACATAGAGACAGTAATAAGAGTAAAACAAGAAGGAGGTATTTTCATTGAATACAACCTAGTATCTATATAG
- a CDS encoding class D sortase: MHKAKSPRGKFSLGATLSLGSLVLGIGFISWALINIGAQSVDSDYVYRGPSASPTTIAVKQVRLTGDNAAQMEPEHPSSILNPEKILYPLYPAEGDNIGSLSIPVLKQKLPIIQGTGADELKKGVGHFTQSVLPGEEDNSVLSGHRDTVFAKLGKLKIGDQLIVQTSAGTFTYEINRIRIVDKDDKTVIVPADHAVLTLTTCYPFRFVGNAQDRYILTADLVISI; encoded by the coding sequence ATGCATAAAGCAAAATCGCCACGGGGCAAGTTTTCCCTCGGTGCCACACTATCCCTGGGATCTTTAGTCCTTGGGATTGGATTTATCAGTTGGGCATTGATAAATATTGGGGCACAGTCCGTAGATTCTGACTATGTATACCGCGGCCCCTCTGCCAGCCCAACCACTATCGCGGTGAAACAGGTCCGGTTAACGGGAGACAATGCCGCCCAAATGGAACCAGAACATCCATCCAGTATACTTAATCCTGAAAAAATTCTTTACCCTTTATATCCTGCGGAGGGTGATAATATCGGAAGCCTGTCGATTCCGGTTTTAAAGCAGAAACTGCCCATTATCCAGGGAACTGGTGCGGATGAGTTAAAAAAAGGCGTAGGACACTTCACCCAAAGCGTGCTGCCCGGGGAAGAAGACAATAGTGTTCTTTCCGGACATCGCGATACGGTCTTCGCAAAATTAGGCAAGTTGAAGATAGGTGATCAATTGATTGTGCAAACATCGGCCGGTACATTCACCTATGAAATTAATCGAATCCGAATCGTTGATAAAGATGACAAAACGGTTATCGTACCTGCCGACCATGCCGTCCTGACACTAACTACCTGCTATCCATTCCGTTTTGTTGGCAATGCACAGGACCGCTATATCCTCACCGCAGATTTGGTGATAAGTATATAA
- a CDS encoding response regulator transcription factor, translating to MRVLLVDDHAIFRQGLRALLETKDSNVEVIGEAEDGLEALALTAKKAPDLVVMDIYMPKLSGLQATKQIRERFPKTKIIILSSYADKVYVKEALKFGALGFVIKDAVFEELKVALNAVKNNKIYLSPGLLEPIVTHYMESPPVSKALKAYNNLTIREREIFKLFSHNCSRKKIAQSLQISPKTVDTHRFNIMQKLNINSETEIIEFAKILKQENS from the coding sequence ATGCGTGTTTTATTAGTAGATGATCATGCAATTTTCCGCCAGGGACTGCGTGCCTTGTTGGAAACTAAGGACAGTAATGTAGAGGTTATTGGTGAGGCGGAAGACGGGCTTGAAGCGCTGGCCCTCACTGCTAAAAAAGCTCCCGATTTGGTTGTTATGGATATCTACATGCCGAAGCTCAGCGGATTGCAAGCAACGAAACAGATACGAGAACGTTTTCCAAAGACAAAGATAATTATCCTTTCCAGTTATGCGGATAAAGTGTATGTAAAGGAGGCTTTAAAGTTTGGTGCATTGGGATTTGTGATTAAGGATGCTGTTTTTGAAGAACTCAAAGTAGCGCTGAACGCCGTAAAAAATAATAAAATCTATCTAAGTCCTGGGTTACTGGAGCCTATCGTGACCCATTATATGGAGTCACCTCCTGTGAGTAAGGCTTTAAAAGCATACAATAATCTTACAATAAGGGAACGGGAAATATTTAAGCTTTTTTCTCATAACTGCAGCCGTAAGAAAATCGCGCAAAGCTTACAAATAAGCCCCAAAACAGTTGACACGCACCGCTTTAATATTATGCAAAAATTAAACATCAACAGCGAGACAGAAATAATTGAATTTGCCAAAATCCTTAAACAGGAAAATTCCTGA
- a CDS encoding YtxH domain-containing protein has translation MILRNLLDFVSKEKRKRERVKAAQKFAVGMGVVAAAGVATGILFAPKLGKETRENLKKKAVNTAETIKDTVRKKVKTVNDSAAHAAQEVSNVIKDVHGKTESVKKDIKDGCHEITQDIHKTAENISNELNKAVK, from the coding sequence ATGATTTTGAGAAATTTACTAGACTTTGTAAGCAAGGAGAAAAGAAAGAGAGAGAGAGTAAAAGCAGCGCAGAAGTTCGCTGTAGGAATGGGCGTCGTAGCCGCTGCAGGTGTAGCAACAGGAATTCTTTTTGCTCCAAAGTTGGGCAAGGAAACACGAGAAAATTTGAAAAAAAAAGCTGTAAACACTGCCGAAACCATCAAGGATACAGTCCGGAAGAAGGTAAAGACGGTGAACGATTCCGCGGCTCATGCTGCGCAGGAAGTAAGTAATGTCATCAAAGACGTTCATGGGAAAACAGAAAGTGTAAAAAAGGACATTAAGGACGGTTGCCATGAAATCACACAGGATATTCATAAAACTGCTGAAAATATTTCGAATGAACTTAATAAAGCTGTAAAGTGA
- a CDS encoding ice-binding family protein produces the protein MKTLNKMKFIPLLLTLLLVIMMAVSAISMAAQTPVDLGTTSSFAVLAGSTITNTGTTTINGDAGGDVGLSPGTEFTGQASVSVSGTVYLADVDGVASVAKDDLVTAYDDAAGRTPVTRIPTELGGTTLTPGTYDSADGTFQITGTLTLDAQGDPDGVFVFKTASTLITASDSNVNLINSARFCRIFWKVGSSATLGMNSHFVGHIFALTSITADSGATVQGQLLARNGAVTLDTNTITNGTCAIPPTPPVPPAPATLHVIKHVINDNGRTAVAANFNLHVKTSGSDVAASPAPGVESPGTTYTLAAGTYVVSEDTFAGYTVSYSGDSDFSGNITLASGDNKTVTLTNNDIPIPPSVTHSSGGGQTTYPPLINVIKTPEPLALTSGQGSVTYTYKVTNPGMVALSNVSVTDDKVSPVNYVSGDDNADNLLQANETWIYTGKMNLNATTTNTATAKGSANGITAIDIAFATVVVTPTVPVYPPLINIIKTPEPLSLTSGQGSVTYTYKVTNPSMVALSNVSVTDDKVSPVNYVSGDVNADNLLQPNETWIYTGKMNLNVTTTNTARAEGSANGMTAIDIAFATVVVTPPVVVTPTVTGRQLPDTSTPWYNVLLAGAALTLIGVVGWWITRKKFYA, from the coding sequence ATGAAAACACTTAATAAGATGAAATTCATACCATTACTACTAACACTATTACTGGTAATTATGATGGCAGTATCTGCAATTAGTATGGCAGCCCAAACGCCCGTAGATCTTGGAACAACCTCCAGTTTTGCGGTTTTGGCCGGCTCGACAATCACCAATACCGGAACGACCACAATTAACGGAGATGCTGGCGGAGATGTCGGGCTGTCTCCAGGTACAGAGTTCACTGGGCAGGCGAGCGTGTCAGTGAGTGGGACTGTATACCTGGCTGATGTTGATGGTGTCGCAAGTGTGGCCAAGGACGATCTGGTAACTGCATATGACGACGCCGCTGGAAGAACACCGGTCACTCGCATTCCCACTGAGCTTGGTGGGACTACATTGACTCCTGGCACTTACGATTCAGCCGACGGCACTTTCCAGATAACAGGCACTCTCACGCTCGACGCCCAGGGTGACCCCGATGGCGTCTTCGTATTTAAGACTGCCTCCACGCTCATCACAGCATCAGACAGTAATGTTAACCTCATCAACAGCGCTCGGTTCTGCAGAATCTTCTGGAAGGTCGGAAGCTCCGCGACATTAGGAATGAACTCTCATTTCGTAGGACACATCTTCGCATTGACATCCATTACAGCGGATTCCGGTGCGACGGTGCAAGGACAGTTGTTGGCACGGAATGGCGCGGTCACACTAGACACCAATACCATCACAAATGGGACTTGTGCGATCCCACCGACTCCACCGGTCCCGCCGGCCCCAGCCACCCTTCATGTAATTAAGCATGTTATTAATGATAATGGTCGCACAGCAGTTGCTGCTAACTTTAACCTGCACGTAAAGACTTCCGGTAGTGATGTTGCCGCAAGCCCAGCACCAGGTGTTGAATCACCTGGAACAACCTACACGTTGGCAGCGGGTACTTATGTAGTTAGCGAAGACACTTTTGCTGGATATACCGTAAGTTATAGCGGGGATAGTGATTTTAGTGGCAATATTACTTTAGCCTCCGGCGATAACAAAACCGTAACGCTTACTAACAATGACATTCCCATTCCGCCAAGCGTTACCCATAGCAGCGGGGGGGGACAAACGACCTATCCACCATTAATCAACGTTATAAAAACACCAGAACCGCTGGCATTGACTTCCGGACAGGGCTCGGTTACGTACACCTATAAAGTAACCAACCCCGGTATGGTCGCATTAAGCAATGTGAGTGTCACCGATGATAAAGTCAGTCCCGTGAACTATGTTTCCGGTGACGACAACGCTGACAACCTGCTCCAAGCCAATGAGACATGGATCTACACCGGCAAGATGAATCTCAACGCAACCACGACGAACACCGCCACGGCCAAAGGCAGCGCAAATGGTATAACAGCTATCGATATCGCGTTCGCTACAGTCGTTGTCACACCAACTGTTCCAGTCTATCCACCACTCATCAACATTATAAAAACACCAGAACCGCTGTCATTGACTTCTGGACAGGGTTCGGTTACGTACACCTATAAAGTAACCAACCCCAGTATGGTCGCATTAAGCAATGTGAGTGTCACCGATGATAAAGTCAGTCCCGTGAACTATGTTTCCGGTGACGTCAACGCTGACAACCTGCTCCAACCCAACGAGACATGGATATACACCGGCAAGATGAATCTCAATGTAACCACGACGAACACCGCCAGGGCCGAAGGCAGCGCAAATGGTATGACAGCTATCGATATCGCGTTCGCTACAGTCGTTGTAACTCCACCGGTAGTTGTCACACCGACTGTTACAGGCAGGCAGCTTCCAGACACTAGCACACCTTGGTACAATGTCCTCCTTGCAGGCGCTGCTTTAACGCTTATCGGAGTTGTGGGCTGGTGGATAACCAGGAAGAAGTTTTATGCATAA
- a CDS encoding PAS domain-containing sensor histidine kinase: MSKNNNKSADELRRRAEVRLKEIKQKRGFSATPAELHRLVHELEVHQIELEMQNEELQQARSELEAYLGQYTDLYDFAPVGYFTLERDGMILQANLTGSHLLGVERSRLANRPFGLFISTEYRPLFNVFLEKVFKSEAKETCEVAIRKAGMEPLYVHIEARPFENGQQCRIAAVDISERKQAEEGLRESNKRYKELLEQTSDWVWEIDTEIKYTYTNPRIFEIMGYSSAAEIIGKTLFDFMKPEEAGRSRLFIEDIMQRQEIFALYKNTMLHPEGHPVFFETSGIPFFDEQGCLQGYRGISRDVTARKQAEAEAVRVEALQAIENERMRLARELHDEVGMILFALKLDLQLLCTMISDADIKLQERLQESINKVNDSIVKVRHKSAYLRPPALDVLGLIVVLKDMVEEMNQKTSMNTQLRVDPETPEFSPEVENTLYRCIQESLTNAARHAYARNLTVNLTWNLKKVTCRIRDDGVGFDTNDFNDYASNHLGLLGMKERVFLLKGTIEIKSSPGQGTDIKITIPLSKK; this comes from the coding sequence ATGAGCAAGAACAATAACAAGTCAGCGGACGAGTTGCGCCGTCGGGCAGAGGTGCGGTTGAAAGAAATAAAGCAAAAAAGAGGTTTTTCCGCGACGCCGGCAGAATTGCATCGGCTCGTTCATGAACTGGAGGTACACCAAATTGAGCTGGAGATGCAAAACGAGGAACTGCAGCAGGCACGCTCAGAGCTGGAGGCATATCTTGGACAATACACCGACCTCTACGACTTTGCTCCTGTAGGCTACTTCACCCTGGAGCGCGACGGGATGATCCTCCAAGCCAACCTGACAGGGTCACACCTGTTGGGGGTAGAACGTTCCAGGTTGGCAAACCGTCCATTCGGTTTATTCATTTCTACCGAGTACCGTCCCCTTTTTAACGTTTTCCTGGAAAAAGTGTTTAAAAGCGAGGCCAAAGAGACCTGCGAGGTGGCAATCCGCAAAGCAGGAATGGAACCACTCTATGTGCACATTGAAGCCAGGCCTTTTGAAAACGGACAACAGTGCCGCATTGCAGCGGTGGACATCAGCGAGCGCAAGCAGGCGGAAGAAGGGCTGCGGGAGAGCAACAAAAGGTATAAAGAACTGCTGGAACAGACCAGTGACTGGGTTTGGGAGATAGATACCGAGATTAAATATACTTACACTAATCCCAGGATATTTGAAATAATGGGCTATAGCTCTGCTGCAGAAATTATTGGAAAAACACTGTTTGACTTTATGAAACCTGAAGAAGCCGGGAGATCTAGGCTGTTTATAGAAGATATAATGCAACGGCAAGAGATTTTTGCTCTATATAAAAATACCATGCTCCACCCAGAGGGGCACCCCGTCTTTTTTGAAACAAGTGGGATACCCTTTTTTGATGAGCAAGGCTGTTTACAGGGCTACCGCGGCATTTCCCGGGATGTAACAGCAAGAAAGCAAGCCGAAGCGGAAGCAGTTCGCGTCGAAGCGCTTCAAGCTATCGAAAATGAAAGGATGCGCCTGGCCAGAGAACTGCATGATGAAGTAGGCATGATTCTTTTTGCCCTCAAGCTGGACCTGCAGTTGCTCTGCACGATGATTTCTGATGCAGATATAAAGTTGCAAGAAAGGTTGCAGGAAAGTATAAATAAAGTAAATGATTCAATAGTAAAAGTTCGCCATAAATCCGCTTATTTACGCCCCCCTGCGCTGGACGTTCTTGGTCTAATAGTTGTGTTAAAAGACATGGTAGAGGAAATGAACCAGAAAACGAGCATGAATACCCAGTTGAGGGTTGACCCGGAGACGCCGGAATTTAGCCCGGAAGTAGAAAACACCCTTTACCGCTGCATCCAGGAATCTTTGACCAACGCGGCCCGTCATGCTTACGCCCGCAATTTGACTGTTAACCTTACCTGGAACTTAAAGAAGGTTACCTGCAGGATTCGAGATGATGGTGTCGGCTTTGATACAAATGATTTTAACGACTACGCCTCTAACCATCTCGGCTTGCTGGGCATGAAAGAACGTGTTTTTTTGTTAAAAGGAACAATTGAAATAAAATCTTCTCCCGGGCAAGGGACCGATATTAAAATAACCATACCGCTCAGTAAAAAGTGA